The proteins below come from a single Prolixibacter sp. NT017 genomic window:
- a CDS encoding DUF4884 domain-containing protein produces the protein MKKIIKASALAFIAINLLSCATGIPLSNTRSDNNSTYRVQYLFEHDGCKVYRFRDEGHYVYFTNCSGQTTSMVKDSTGTTRITNMIRNQSTNK, from the coding sequence ATGAAAAAAATAATCAAAGCATCCGCATTAGCTTTTATCGCTATTAATCTACTTTCCTGCGCCACCGGTATCCCTCTTTCAAATACCCGTTCCGATAACAACAGTACCTACCGGGTACAGTATCTTTTCGAGCACGACGGCTGCAAGGTCTATCGCTTTCGCGATGAAGGCCACTATGTATATTTCACCAACTGCAGCGGACAAACCACCAGCATGGTAAAAGACTCCACCGGGACAACCCGCATTACCAACATGATTCGAAATCAATCGACCAATAAGTAG
- a CDS encoding DUF4884 domain-containing protein, with protein MKKIIKASALAFIAINLLSCATGIPISNTRSDNNSTYRVQYLFEHDGCKVYRFRDEGHYVYFTNCSGETTSMVKDSTGTTRITNMIRNQSTNK; from the coding sequence ATGAAAAAAATAATCAAAGCATCAGCATTAGCTTTTATCGCTATTAATCTACTTTCCTGCGCCACCGGTATCCCTATTTCAAATACCCGTTCCGATAACAACAGTACCTACCGGGTACAGTATCTTTTCGAGCACGACGGCTGCAAGGTCTATCGCTTTCGCGATGAAGGCCACTACGTCTATTTCACCAACTGCAGCGGGGAAACCACCAGCATGGTAAAAGACTCCACCGGGACAACCCGCATCACCAACATGATTCGAAATCAATCGACCAATAAGTAG
- a CDS encoding family 43 glycosylhydrolase — protein sequence MKYTLFIILLSIASLCQGQTPKDFITNPIVNGYYADPTIVKADGTYYIYATIDPWGGKQLGVLETKDFKHFQIKHIDWPTKEACTSPTSKNSMVWAPSVVKGPDGKYHMYVSVGSEIWAGVSNTPLGPWKNAKADHSPLIKSNRFPEYHMIDAECFVDDDGQVYLYWGSGLNWVNGHCFVAKLKKDMVTFDGEPRDVTPPHYFEAPYMLKRNGLYYLMYSHGKAIDSTYQVRYSVGKTPYGPWKEGKNSPILSTTPDGKTIGPGHHTVFKANGQYYILYHRIHPQNKDYVLRQLCIDSLNFDKEGYIEKIHPQGVAGFR from the coding sequence ATGAAATACACATTGTTTATCATCCTGCTAAGCATCGCCTCGCTGTGTCAGGGACAAACGCCCAAAGATTTCATCACCAACCCCATTGTCAACGGATATTACGCCGACCCAACCATTGTAAAGGCAGACGGCACTTATTATATCTACGCAACCATTGACCCCTGGGGCGGAAAACAACTGGGCGTTCTGGAAACGAAAGACTTCAAACATTTTCAAATCAAACACATCGACTGGCCCACCAAGGAAGCCTGCACCAGTCCTACATCAAAAAACTCGATGGTTTGGGCTCCTTCCGTGGTAAAAGGCCCCGACGGTAAATATCACATGTATGTTTCGGTAGGCAGCGAAATCTGGGCCGGGGTAAGTAATACACCGCTCGGCCCCTGGAAAAATGCCAAAGCCGACCATTCACCGTTAATCAAAAGTAACCGGTTTCCGGAGTATCATATGATTGATGCCGAGTGTTTCGTCGACGACGATGGACAGGTTTATTTATACTGGGGCTCGGGGTTAAACTGGGTCAACGGGCATTGCTTTGTTGCGAAACTGAAAAAGGACATGGTAACCTTCGACGGTGAACCACGCGATGTGACGCCACCTCACTACTTCGAAGCGCCTTACATGTTAAAACGCAACGGCCTTTACTATCTGATGTACTCGCATGGGAAAGCCATCGACTCTACTTATCAGGTACGCTATTCTGTTGGAAAAACTCCCTACGGCCCGTGGAAAGAAGGCAAAAACAGTCCCATTCTGTCCACCACACCCGACGGGAAAACAATTGGTCCCGGACACCACACTGTTTTCAAAGCAAACGGACAATACTATATCTTGTATCACCGCATTCATCCGCAGAACAAAGACTACGTTTTAAGACAACTGTGCATTGACAGTCTGAACTTCGATAAAGAGGGATACATAGAAAAAATTCATCCGCAGGGAGTGGCCGGTTTCAGGTAA
- a CDS encoding ABC transporter ATP-binding protein, whose amino-acid sequence MENIHTPVIEVKEVHKSFKTVHAVQGLNLTIGKGEFVALLGPNGAGKTTLVEMIEGIRHPDKGEIRIMGKTWKHHEDELRHLIGLSLQETRFTDKLRVYETLRLFASFFGLGKERVEEIIELVALEEKRKAFVGNLSGGQRQRLALGISLLNKPKVLLLDEPTTGLDPNARREIWAILRKLKEQAETSMILTTHYMEEAEQLCDYIIIVDHGKVLREGTLEQLLKGEEGEKVIEFSLKDGPETLPPTNGKIGEMQWNGMQRSGKVAVQDMNTQLPEFMEYLRQNRLHLQDMECRRTTLDDLFTTLTGRHLHE is encoded by the coding sequence ATGGAAAACATACATACACCGGTGATTGAGGTGAAGGAAGTGCACAAGTCCTTCAAGACGGTTCATGCGGTGCAGGGACTGAACCTGACCATCGGGAAGGGGGAGTTTGTGGCGCTGCTGGGACCGAACGGTGCCGGTAAAACTACGCTGGTGGAGATGATTGAGGGTATCCGTCATCCCGACAAGGGCGAAATCCGCATCATGGGGAAGACGTGGAAGCACCATGAGGATGAACTTCGTCATTTGATTGGTTTGTCGTTGCAGGAAACCCGTTTTACGGATAAGCTGCGGGTGTACGAAACACTTCGTTTGTTTGCCAGCTTTTTCGGATTGGGAAAGGAGCGGGTAGAGGAGATTATTGAGTTGGTGGCCCTGGAAGAGAAGCGCAAAGCATTTGTGGGGAACCTATCCGGCGGTCAGCGGCAAAGGCTGGCGCTGGGTATTTCGCTGCTGAATAAGCCGAAGGTGTTGTTGCTGGACGAGCCGACCACCGGCCTCGACCCGAATGCCCGGCGGGAAATCTGGGCTATTCTGCGCAAGCTGAAAGAACAAGCCGAAACGTCGATGATTCTGACCACACATTACATGGAAGAGGCGGAGCAGTTGTGCGACTATATTATCATTGTCGACCACGGGAAAGTGTTGCGGGAAGGAACGCTGGAGCAGTTGCTGAAGGGCGAGGAAGGAGAGAAGGTGATTGAGTTTTCGCTGAAAGATGGTCCGGAAACCTTGCCTCCAACGAATGGCAAAATCGGTGAAATGCAATGGAACGGAATGCAGCGGAGTGGAAAGGTAGCGGTGCAGGATATGAATACTCAGCTGCCGGAATTCATGGAATATTTGCGACAGAACCGGCTTCATTTGCAGGATATGGAGTGCCGTCGTACAACGCTCGACGATTTATTTACTACGTTAACCGGAAGACATTTACATGAATAA
- a CDS encoding ABC transporter permease, with amino-acid sequence MNNRLSNHQLWQLTLSYSRELLREPGVLFWGIVFPILMSLGLGIAFTQKTDVVRKVAVIDASVDSSSIQHFLLTEAQPNPEVAADSFRYSYTIPDKQMGNTTFLFRETDWKEAMVLLKRGQINVILTEQKGKPEYHFDPRNPDAQLTYIKLSGVLNGKAVNTPQDNGEIKPLTLAGTRYIDFLVPGLIAMNAMMSCMWGISYGIIDRRSKKLLRRMVATPMKKTNFLIAFITVRFVMNFIESALLVLVTWLVFGITIQGSIPGLLAIFMAGNLAFAGIAIFVSSHTANTEVGNGLINLVVMPMMVLSGIFFSYHNFPDWSIPVIQKLPLTMLADGIRGIFNEGLGLTDIALPFVILSAIGVFFFSLGLRFFKWH; translated from the coding sequence ATGAATAACCGACTATCGAACCACCAGCTTTGGCAACTAACGCTTTCTTACTCCCGGGAGCTACTTCGTGAACCGGGCGTACTATTCTGGGGCATTGTGTTTCCTATCCTGATGTCGTTGGGACTGGGCATTGCCTTTACGCAGAAAACGGATGTAGTGCGCAAAGTAGCGGTCATTGACGCATCGGTCGACAGTTCGTCTATTCAACATTTCCTGCTCACCGAGGCACAGCCTAATCCGGAAGTGGCAGCGGATTCGTTTCGTTACAGCTACACGATTCCCGATAAGCAAATGGGAAATACCACCTTCCTTTTCCGGGAAACCGATTGGAAAGAGGCGATGGTTTTGCTGAAACGCGGCCAGATAAATGTGATTTTGACCGAGCAAAAAGGAAAGCCGGAATATCATTTCGATCCGCGTAATCCGGATGCTCAGCTGACTTATATCAAGCTGTCGGGCGTTCTGAACGGTAAAGCGGTGAATACGCCGCAGGACAACGGTGAAATCAAACCGCTAACGTTAGCGGGAACACGTTATATCGATTTCCTGGTTCCCGGTTTGATTGCCATGAATGCGATGATGTCGTGTATGTGGGGTATCAGTTACGGTATTATCGATCGTCGCTCGAAGAAGTTGCTGCGGCGTATGGTGGCTACCCCGATGAAGAAGACCAACTTCCTGATTGCCTTTATTACCGTACGTTTTGTGATGAATTTCATCGAATCGGCGCTGCTGGTACTGGTTACCTGGCTGGTTTTCGGAATTACCATTCAGGGAAGTATTCCCGGTCTGCTGGCCATTTTTATGGCAGGTAACCTGGCTTTCGCCGGAATCGCCATTTTCGTTTCATCGCATACCGCCAATACCGAAGTGGGCAACGGCCTTATTAACCTGGTGGTGATGCCAATGATGGTCTTGTCTGGTATCTTCTTCAGTTACCACAACTTCCCGGACTGGAGTATTCCGGTGATTCAGAAACTGCCACTAACAATGCTGGCGGATGGTATCCGGGGAATCTTTAATGAAGGGTTGGGGCTGACGGATATTGCTTTGCCGTTTGTGATTTTATCGGCTATCGGGGTTTTCTTCTTTTCGTTGGGGCTGCGGTTTTTTAAGTGGCACTGA
- a CDS encoding NAD(P)/FAD-dependent oxidoreductase has product MAKIVVLGAGISGHTASTILKKKLGKKHEVVVIAPNTYYHWIPSNIWVGVGRMTVDQIRFRLDKRYKKAGIIFKQAKAVSIHPEGDSEIGKGFVIVEYTGQDRVGETEKVDYDFLINATGPKLNFEATEGLGPDKFTESVCTFGHAAQAWEKLQGCIQKMENGEKQKILIGVGHPMSTCQGAAFEYILNVAFEIKKRKLSHMAEIKWITNEFELGDFGMGGAYIKRGGYITQTRTLAESFFRERNISWIKRAGVKKIEEGKVHYESLDGTTGEETFDFAMLIPSFTGPGIKAFAKDGSDMTDTLFAPNGFMKVDADYTPKPFEQWSADDWPSTYQNPSYENIFAAGIAFAPPHAISKPMTSPSGTKIFPAPPRTGMPSGVTGKVVAQNIADWISTGKPQMKHKASMSKMGAACIVSAGYGMMNGAAATMTVFPIVQDWKKYPEYGRDISYTIGEAGLAGHWLKWFMHYMFLHKAKGYPFWWLLPE; this is encoded by the coding sequence ATGGCAAAAATTGTCGTGCTGGGTGCCGGTATCTCTGGCCATACGGCGTCAACCATCCTGAAAAAGAAATTGGGGAAAAAACATGAAGTAGTAGTGATTGCTCCAAACACCTACTACCACTGGATTCCTTCCAATATCTGGGTTGGCGTTGGCCGGATGACGGTCGACCAAATTCGTTTCCGGCTGGATAAACGCTACAAAAAGGCTGGGATCATTTTCAAACAAGCCAAAGCTGTCTCCATTCACCCGGAAGGAGACAGTGAAATCGGCAAAGGATTTGTAATCGTTGAATACACAGGTCAGGACCGCGTTGGCGAAACAGAGAAGGTCGACTACGACTTCCTGATAAATGCCACTGGCCCGAAACTGAATTTTGAGGCAACTGAGGGGCTGGGACCCGATAAATTCACCGAATCGGTTTGTACCTTCGGTCATGCTGCCCAGGCATGGGAAAAGCTGCAGGGCTGCATCCAAAAGATGGAGAACGGCGAAAAGCAAAAGATTCTCATTGGTGTCGGGCACCCGATGTCCACCTGTCAGGGTGCAGCATTCGAGTATATTCTCAACGTTGCCTTCGAAATCAAGAAGCGCAAACTGTCACACATGGCCGAAATCAAATGGATTACCAATGAATTCGAGTTGGGCGATTTCGGTATGGGCGGCGCTTATATCAAGCGTGGAGGTTATATCACGCAGACGCGCACGCTGGCCGAATCGTTCTTCCGCGAACGCAACATCAGCTGGATTAAACGGGCAGGTGTAAAGAAAATCGAAGAGGGCAAGGTGCACTACGAGTCCCTCGACGGAACAACCGGCGAAGAAACGTTCGATTTTGCCATGCTGATTCCTTCCTTCACAGGACCGGGAATTAAAGCTTTCGCCAAAGATGGAAGTGACATGACCGATACGCTGTTCGCACCGAACGGCTTCATGAAGGTGGATGCCGACTACACCCCAAAACCATTCGAACAATGGTCGGCCGATGACTGGCCTTCAACCTATCAAAATCCCAGCTACGAGAATATCTTCGCAGCAGGAATCGCCTTCGCACCACCGCATGCTATTTCCAAACCGATGACCAGTCCGTCGGGCACGAAAATATTCCCGGCGCCACCGCGTACCGGAATGCCTTCGGGTGTAACCGGAAAAGTGGTCGCCCAAAACATTGCTGACTGGATTAGTACCGGTAAACCGCAGATGAAACACAAAGCCTCCATGTCCAAAATGGGAGCTGCCTGTATTGTCTCTGCCGGGTACGGAATGATGAACGGAGCCGCTGCTACCATGACGGTCTTTCCCATTGTGCAGGACTGGAAAAAATATCCGGAATACGGTCGTGATATTTCCTATACCATCGGCGAGGCCGGATTAGCCGGACACTGGCTGAAATGGTTCATGCATTACATGTTTCTGCACAAAGCCAAAGGCTATCCTTTCTGGTGGCTGTTACCCGAATAG
- a CDS encoding aminotransferase class V-fold PLP-dependent enzyme, translating into MTTTLTQTKTKLEEYFDSFRKNILGIDQTFESPYGEQPLVYADWIASGRLYRPIEEKLLEQFGPMVGNTHSEASETGCTMTQAYHLAHAIIKKHVHANADDVILTTGFGMTSGLAKLQRILGLKIPEKLMKFCDIPREERPVVFLTHMEHHSNQTPWLESLADVVVLEPDENLMVNPQYLRTELQKYANRKVKIGSFSACSNVSGVITPFYELAQIMHEHDGYCFVDFAASAPYVDIDMHPKNEMQRLDAIFFSPHKFLGGPGSSGVLIFNKKLYKNRIPDHPGGGTVKWTNPWGEHTYVDDIEIREDGGTPGFMQAIRAAMCVRLKEQMGIDKIKGRETELLKRAFKGFSKIDGVFILAQEARERLGVISFYVEGIHHNMVVRLLNDRFGIQVRGGCSCAGTYGHYLLHVDREMSHRITEKINSGDLSEKPGWVRLSLHPTMTNTELDYIMDSLEKVVANAHLWKEDYIYNRHTGEFDHKDGNGKCDIISRWFDLEI; encoded by the coding sequence ATGACGACGACATTGACACAAACGAAGACCAAACTTGAAGAATACTTCGATTCATTTCGCAAGAATATACTGGGAATCGACCAGACTTTTGAATCTCCTTACGGCGAACAGCCTTTGGTGTATGCCGACTGGATTGCCAGTGGCCGGCTTTACCGTCCCATCGAGGAAAAACTGTTGGAGCAGTTCGGTCCGATGGTGGGTAACACGCATTCCGAAGCATCGGAAACGGGTTGCACGATGACGCAGGCCTATCATTTGGCCCATGCGATTATCAAGAAACATGTGCATGCCAATGCCGATGACGTAATTCTTACGACCGGATTCGGGATGACGTCGGGGCTCGCTAAACTGCAGCGTATTCTGGGGTTGAAGATTCCTGAAAAGCTGATGAAGTTCTGCGATATTCCCCGGGAAGAGCGGCCTGTGGTTTTCCTGACGCATATGGAACATCATTCCAACCAGACTCCCTGGCTGGAATCGCTGGCCGATGTGGTGGTGCTGGAACCGGATGAGAACCTGATGGTCAATCCACAGTACCTTCGTACCGAACTACAGAAATATGCGAACCGAAAAGTGAAGATTGGTTCTTTCTCGGCTTGTTCCAATGTAAGCGGCGTGATTACCCCTTTTTACGAACTGGCGCAAATCATGCATGAGCACGATGGTTACTGCTTCGTCGATTTTGCTGCGTCGGCACCGTATGTCGATATTGACATGCATCCTAAGAATGAGATGCAGCGGTTGGATGCCATCTTCTTTTCTCCACACAAATTTTTAGGCGGTCCCGGAAGTTCGGGTGTCCTCATCTTTAATAAGAAGCTTTACAAAAACCGCATTCCCGATCATCCCGGAGGTGGCACGGTGAAATGGACGAATCCCTGGGGAGAACACACTTACGTAGATGATATTGAAATTCGTGAGGATGGCGGTACGCCCGGTTTTATGCAGGCCATTCGTGCTGCCATGTGTGTCCGGTTGAAGGAACAAATGGGGATCGATAAAATCAAGGGGAGAGAGACAGAACTGCTAAAGAGGGCTTTCAAAGGCTTCAGCAAAATCGACGGAGTGTTCATTTTGGCGCAGGAAGCCCGGGAACGCCTGGGAGTAATCTCTTTCTATGTGGAGGGCATCCATCACAACATGGTAGTTCGTTTGCTGAACGACCGGTTCGGTATCCAGGTACGCGGAGGTTGCTCCTGTGCCGGAACCTACGGACACTATTTACTGCACGTAGATCGCGAAATGTCGCATCGGATTACTGAGAAAATTAATAGCGGCGATTTATCGGAGAAACCCGGATGGGTGCGATTGTCATTGCATCCTACCATGACCAATACTGAACTGGACTACATTAT